The window AACACCACTGATCACTTGGTCTGCCTTAAACTTAATGCTTAGTACAGCATGAATAATCGAAAACCCCATCCCGCCAATCATCGAAAAAAGTAACGCGACATAAACAAGATCTTGAATATCTCTGCCAGAAGCATTTGCGATTAGTACAGCTGAAAGTGCCCCGATGAATGCCCCGAAACCTTGAAAGCCTTCGAGTGCTAAATTGGTAATTCCGCTTTTTTCACTATATATGCCGCCTATTGCGATAATAAAAAGAGGCAGAGCAAAGGATAATCCATCAATAATTACTGTATTCATTATGATTCATTCTCCTTTCGTTCTACTTCTTTTTCCTTCAAGCGGCTGGCTTTATGTTTCAAGTATCCGCCACATGCACTAAACAATAGGATTAACCCGATGATAACAGAAGAAATTTCTTGTCTGATTCCAGCCTGTGAACTCATATATGTGCTTCCCTGATCAATAATCGATACTAAAAATGATGAAAAAATGACGCCAATTGGATGAGAGTTTCCTAATAGTGATACAGCAATTGAGTCAAAACCGATACTTGATAAAACCTTTGGCTGGATGGAAGAAAAATAACCTAAATAATATGTCACACCTGCCAGGCCAGCTAAACCACCTGACATAACCATTGCCAGGACCGTATTTTTTCCAACATTAATTCCTGCATACTTAGCTGCATTGCGATTGGAACCTACCGCTTTAATTTCAAAACCAACCACTGTTTTATCCATAACAAATTTAATTAAAATAGCGGTAATAATAGCTAAAATAAAGCCTAGTGGAATATCCATTTTCTGGTTGGCTATCTCAACATTAACTAAAGTCAACCTTGCTGCTTCTCCAATATACTTGGATTGTCTTGAAACAGGATCAATATAATACATGTGAATAAAAAAGCTTATCACATATTGAGCAATATAATTTAACATGATCGTCGATACGACTTCATTAATATTAAATCTATATTTTAGCCACCCTACTAATCCTCCCATCAAGCCTCCAGCGACAAGTCCGATTACCAGCACAAAGGGCTTGGCGAATATCGCATCCAAACCGCTGTAGCCAACGATTATCGTCGCTAAAAAACCAGAGACGAGCATTTGTCCCGAAACCCCAATATTAAAAAGACCTGCCCTAAATGCAACAGCAACCGCCAAACTTGCAAACACAAGTGGCGTCATCGCGTTTAGCAAACTCAAAAAATCAGTCAACATGCTCTTATAGCCAGCATAAGAAGGCTTAGGGAAGATTCCTGCCCCTTGGAGCAGATTGAAAAATGCCTGCAAGGGATTTTTGCCAATCAAAAGGATAACAACGGCTGCTGCAATAAAACTTATTAGGATGGAGACGAATGGAATGGAGATAGGCTGCCATTTCTCATTGCTTATTGGCTGAAGAAGACTATAACGTAAGCTTTTTCTTTTACTATCTTTATTCATGCTTTGCCCCCATCATATATTCGCCAACTTCATTCGTTGTTAACGAGTCACTGCTGGCGATTTTTTGAAATTGGCCATTATAAATAACTCCAATGGTATCCGCTATATTCATAATTTCATCCAGCTCCAATGAAACGAGCAAGATTGCTTTTCCTTTATCCCGTTCTTCAATAATCATTTTATGAATATTTTCAATCGCACCTATATCGACCCCTCGTGTTGGCTGAACGAAAATCATCAGCGGCGATTGCAATTCAATCTCACGGGCAATAATGGCCTTTTGCTGATTACCGCCGCTCATTGAGCGAACTTGCGTCTTAATTCCTTGTCCACTTCGAATATCATATTTATCAATCAATTTGCTGCCAAATTGGTCAATTTCATCTTTATTCAGGATTCCCTTACTGCAAAAAGGCTCCTGATAGTACTGCTTTAATGCTAAGTTAGTAGATAAATCAAAATCCAATACAAGTCCAAATCTTTGTCGATCTTCAGGTATATACGATATCCCAATTTCTGTTCTGTTTCTTATACTTTCAGTCGTAATGTCCTTACCCTGGAGGAGCACTTTTCCGCTATTAACACTAGTTAATCCGGCAATCGCATCTGCTATTTCAACTTGTCCATTATCTGCGACTCCCGCGATAGCAAAAATTTCGCCGCCATGGATGGTGAACGATACATCCTTAACTACTTCGAAACCATCTTCATTTTTAATCGTTAAGTTTTCAACCTTCAATACTTCCTCTTTCATTACAGCTGGGGCTTTATTAGATTCAAAATTTACTTCCCGTCCAACCATGAGCCGTGCCATTTCCCCCGTAGACGTTTCCTTTACATCCAACACGCCAACTAATTTTCCTTTATTCAAAACAGCACATCGATCGGCAACTTTCTTAATTTCTTCCAGCTTATGTGTAATTAAAATTATTGTTTTTCCACCGTTTCGCAGACCTTCGATAATACCAAGCAAGAAATCAATTTCTTGTGGCGTCAAGACTGCAGTTGGTTCATCGAAAATAAGAATTTCCGCTTCACGATAAAGCACCTTCAAAATTTCCACTCGTTGCTGCATAGAAACAGTCAGGTCGTCTATTTTTTTTGTAGCATCCACTTCTAAGCCGAAGTTTTTAGACAGTTCTTCAATTTTGCGATTGGCATTTCGAATGTCTACGTATGGAAAAAGACCTGCCAATTTTTTAATTGGCTCAACTCCCAAAATAATATTCTCTGTAATCGTATAATCGGAGACGAGCTTAAAGTGCTGATGGACCATGCCTATGTTAAGCTTTGCGGCATGATTGGGTGAGCTAATTTGCACTTTCTCACCACGAAGGAAAATTTCTCCTTCATCCGGTTCGTACATACCGCCAAGCATACTCATTAACGTTGATTTACCGGCGCCATTTTCCCCAAGCAAGGCAAAGATTTCCCCTTTATTAATGCCAATGGACACATCATCATTTGCCACTATTCCAGGAAATCGTTTGGTTATATGTTTCATTTCTACAATATAATCAGACATTTTTCTGCTCCTTTATTAGGAAAAATAAGAAGTTTATCATCCCCCAGAGATTGGGGAATGATAAACTTCTGCTGGTCATTTCATAATTTACTAGTTACTGTTATAAACCAGGGAACTTTTCTGGAGTATGGCCATTAAAATTGGAAGCAGGTACGATTGTACCGTCTTGCACTAACTTGTAAGCTTCATTCAATTTAGTAAGTGTATCGTCTGATAATTGATGGCGGCCTTCTTCTTTTATGAAACCAGTTGAATCTGTATCTGCATGAAGAACGACGTTTCCACCTTTAAAGCTTCCATCAACAACAGAATTCAATGATTTTTCAATATTCATACTCATGAATTTTACCGCAGATGTTAAAACAATATTTTCAGAACCATTTTTACCGTCATCAAATTGGTCAACATCGACACCAATTACTTTTACATCGTCTTTAGCTTCCTTAACTGCTGTGAATACACCATTCCCAGTCCCGCCTGCTGCAACAAAGATGATATCTGCTCCTTCTTTAATCAAGGCATTTCCAATCACTTTTCCAGTTGCTTCATCTGCAAAGGATCCCGCATAGTTGCCGCCAACATCTTTACCTTCTACATCTGTCCCTGCATAACCTGATAATTCAACAAGTTCAACGTTTTTACCGAAAACCGAATTCACATAATTTACACCTGATTCAAAGCCAAATTGATAGTTTACATTTGAAGGGTATGCAATACCATTTACTACGGCTACTTTATTTGATTTTGTTTCTAGTGCTGCAGCCATTCCTGCAAAAAAACCACTTTCTTGTTCAGCAAAATTCATCGCATAGATATTATCAAATTTTGTTTGGTCACCTACAGGTGCAGGTTCAGAGTCATTTAAAATAAATTTTTTATCAGGATTTTCTACAGCAATACTGGAAACACCGGCAAATTGGAATCCAGGTGTTACGATGACATCATAATCTGCCACAATATCAGCAACAGCTTGTACAGCCGCAGCAGGATCACCTGTTTCTTCTTTAATCGCCTTTACTGTTGCATGTGGATGCTTTTCAATAAAGCTCAATATACCGTTATAGTTATCTTCATTAAAGCTGCCATCATCAACGCCTGAAGGACTTGTTACAATGGCAATTTTCAACCCTTCTTTATCTGTTCCAGCCTTAGCTTCATTTTTCTTATCTGCGTTATTGCCGCACGCTGCCATAACAACAGTTAGTAAAGCAATGAATAAAATCATCGCAATTTTCTTAGTGCCTTTTGCCATTTAAAATCTTCCTCCCTGTTAATCTAGTTGAATTTCATATGTGTAAAAATTAAAAAAAGCACCGAGTAAAATACCGGTGCTTGACTTCAGGAAGGTAGATGCATGGAAATAAACACAAATATATCCCCATACATAATATACACAACCTCGTAGTCAAGCTATTTACGGCAGCTTGGTAGAAACTTTCGGGCCATATCCCCAATATTATACGAGAATAATATTTAATTTTTACTTCCCCATAGTAGCATCGGAGTATTCTTCTGTCAACAAAACATGAACAATTTTTAAAAAAGGAGACTTATTATCCGGAAA is drawn from Bacillus sp. FJAT-18017 and contains these coding sequences:
- a CDS encoding ABC transporter permease yields the protein MNKDSKRKSLRYSLLQPISNEKWQPISIPFVSILISFIAAAVVILLIGKNPLQAFFNLLQGAGIFPKPSYAGYKSMLTDFLSLLNAMTPLVFASLAVAVAFRAGLFNIGVSGQMLVSGFLATIIVGYSGLDAIFAKPFVLVIGLVAGGLMGGLVGWLKYRFNINEVVSTIMLNYIAQYVISFFIHMYYIDPVSRQSKYIGEAARLTLVNVEIANQKMDIPLGFILAIITAILIKFVMDKTVVGFEIKAVGSNRNAAKYAGINVGKNTVLAMVMSGGLAGLAGVTYYLGYFSSIQPKVLSSIGFDSIAVSLLGNSHPIGVIFSSFLVSIIDQGSTYMSSQAGIRQEISSVIIGLILLFSACGGYLKHKASRLKEKEVERKENES
- a CDS encoding ABC transporter ATP-binding protein — translated: MSDYIVEMKHITKRFPGIVANDDVSIGINKGEIFALLGENGAGKSTLMSMLGGMYEPDEGEIFLRGEKVQISSPNHAAKLNIGMVHQHFKLVSDYTITENIILGVEPIKKLAGLFPYVDIRNANRKIEELSKNFGLEVDATKKIDDLTVSMQQRVEILKVLYREAEILIFDEPTAVLTPQEIDFLLGIIEGLRNGGKTIILITHKLEEIKKVADRCAVLNKGKLVGVLDVKETSTGEMARLMVGREVNFESNKAPAVMKEEVLKVENLTIKNEDGFEVVKDVSFTIHGGEIFAIAGVADNGQVEIADAIAGLTSVNSGKVLLQGKDITTESIRNRTEIGISYIPEDRQRFGLVLDFDLSTNLALKQYYQEPFCSKGILNKDEIDQFGSKLIDKYDIRSGQGIKTQVRSMSGGNQQKAIIAREIELQSPLMIFVQPTRGVDIGAIENIHKMIIEERDKGKAILLVSLELDEIMNIADTIGVIYNGQFQKIASSDSLTTNEVGEYMMGAKHE
- a CDS encoding BMP family lipoprotein, whose protein sequence is MAKGTKKIAMILFIALLTVVMAACGNNADKKNEAKAGTDKEGLKIAIVTSPSGVDDGSFNEDNYNGILSFIEKHPHATVKAIKEETGDPAAAVQAVADIVADYDVIVTPGFQFAGVSSIAVENPDKKFILNDSEPAPVGDQTKFDNIYAMNFAEQESGFFAGMAAALETKSNKVAVVNGIAYPSNVNYQFGFESGVNYVNSVFGKNVELVELSGYAGTDVEGKDVGGNYAGSFADEATGKVIGNALIKEGADIIFVAAGGTGNGVFTAVKEAKDDVKVIGVDVDQFDDGKNGSENIVLTSAVKFMSMNIEKSLNSVVDGSFKGGNVVLHADTDSTGFIKEEGRHQLSDDTLTKLNEAYKLVQDGTIVPASNFNGHTPEKFPGL